A genomic stretch from Alosa sapidissima isolate fAloSap1 chromosome 3, fAloSap1.pri, whole genome shotgun sequence includes:
- the tmc5 gene encoding transmembrane channel-like protein 5 isoform X2: MPKRYGTIVSPHKEPRDAANRSSRRLSGHGNDAMLNQQGQNNVSDHEGGQSNGNSTAVEEIYLPPQLGSSKWQQRRGTGSGANLDSTERYTVDISNTSLEVERTVSESKKSPRKMNLLHRSSTALCKLGLSEAEIKTEIENDKLELVRDLVKMPRKPRAQAIRSLPVSCDEKRNIRNRVLQAKFSKDSVKRTCCTDCSERVSLSLRRWWLHVWHGALKEIGGWFDSAVLTYFCFIKWLFMFNVFLLAFNLSFITVPEIVHMYNSTTNSTFEGLDLLTAAGYFHKSIMFYGGYNGEVIKAGSYDMQLAYLLTMLTYMMLCGISIVYSLGKSVWKNVIVYSPATGGAWRLLCSWDFSILNEKAIHSFQKKLFIQIKESLSDTTEKTVLSTPDRLRNVSLHLAAWLLYIGLAFVSCAAVYVLSTYNLEIKVALHARDLKSEAFFLFLPILVSFINLVIPLLYAFISRLENYENLRAKLYAGLARDVLLKMSILGILCYYWLTDVPSNLSCWESFVGQDVYRMAIADFLFSVLGCVFGEYLGSLIGTKCMKTLKPPEFNITRNVLDLIYAQTLVWIGVYFSPLLPIIQIVKLFIIFYMKKVSISLICRPSTRAGLGAEMKTAFTALLFFPSYIGSLFIMGYTVWSLKPSAHCGPFQGLDAPIDAVSKLVIQGKLLLLLLSIMLIVLYFFWQVVQDRKRLISLLREQIINEGKDKAFLLGKLRMAQGGTARPQECCDDFSS, encoded by the exons ATGCCAAAACGCTATGGGACGATTGTTTCTCCACATAAGGAGCCAAGGGATGCTGCTAACAGAAG TTCCAGGAGATTGTCAGGCCATGGCAATGATGCAATGCTGAATCAGCAAGGGCAGAATAATGTTTCAGATCATGAGGGAGGGCAGAGTAACGGAAACTCAACTGCAGTGGAGGAGATTTACCTTCCACCTCAACTAGGGAGCTCAAAATGGCAACAGAGAAGAG GTACAGGCAGTGGGGCCAACCTGGACTCAACAGAGAGGTACACTGTGGACATCAGTAATACAAGCCTGG aGGTAGAGAGGACAGTGTCGGAGAGTAAAAAAAGCCCCCGCAAAATGAACCTCCTGCACCGGTCGAGTACAGCCTTGTGCAAACTTGGACTGTCTGAGGCGGAGATCAAAACGGAGATAGAGAATG ACAAGTTGGAGCTGGTCAGAGACCTAGTGAAGATGCCACGTAAGCCAAGAGCCCAGGCCATACGATCGCTGCCAGTGAGCTGTGACGAGAAGAGGAACATTAG GAATAGAGTGCTCCAAGCAAAGTTTTCCAAAGACTCCGTCAAGCGCACATGTTGCACAGACTGCTCGGAGCGAGTCTCACTG TCTTTACGCAGGTGGTGGCTGCACGTGTGGCACGGCGCCCTGAAGGAGATTGGCGGTTGGTTCGACTCGGCCGTCCTCACCTACTTCTGCTTCATCAAGTGGCTGTTCATGTTCAACGTCTTCCTGCTGGCCTTCAACCTGAGCTTCATCACCGTGCCCGAGATTGTGCACATGTACAACAGCACCACCAACAGCACCTTTGAAGGCCTGGACCTGCTCACTGCCGCT GGTTACTTTCACAAGTCAATCATGTTTTATGGAGGCTATAATGGTGAGGTGATAAAGGCTGGCTCTTATGACATGCAGCTGGCATATCTGTTAACCATGTTAACATATATGATGCTGTGTGGCATATCTATTGTGTACAG TTTGGGTAAATCAGTGTGGAAGAACGTGATTGTTTATAGCCCTGCCACGGGTGGTGCGTGGCGTCTGTTATGCAGCTGGGACTTCAGCATCTTGAATGAGAAGGCCATCCACAGCTTCCAGAAGAAGCTGTTTATCCAGATCAAG GAGTCCTTATCGGATACCACAGAGAAGACTGTGCTTAGTACGCCAGACAGGTTGAGaaatgtctctctccatcttgctGCATGGCTGCTGTACATTGGCCTGGCGTTTGTCTCCTGTGCTGCtgtctatgttttgtccacatataACCTAGAA ATTAAGGTGGCTCTGCATGCAAGAGACTTGAAATCTGAGgccttttttctgtttctgCCAATTCTGGTTTCGTTCATCAATCTGGTGATTCCTCTGCTCTATGCATTCATCTCCCGATTAGAAAACTACGAGAACCTCCGTGCAAAGCTGTATGCCGGCCTGGCCAG agATGTCTTGCTGAAGATGTCGATTCTGGGAATCCTGTGTTACTACTGGTTGACTGATGTACCCAGTAACCTCTCT TGCTGGGAGTCTTTTGTGGGTCAGGATGTTTACCGAATGGCCATCGCTGACTTTCTGTTCAGTGTGCTGGGATGCGTCTTTGGAGAGTACTTGGGCAG CTTGATCGGAACCAAGTGCATGAAAACTCTTAAACCGCCAGAATTTAATATCACTAGAAATGTTCTCGATCTGATCTATGCCCAGACACTGGTTTG GATTGGGGTGtatttttctcctctgttgCCAATCATTCAGATAGTCAAGTTGTTCATCATATTTTACATGAAGAAG GTGAGCATCAGTCTGATCTGCCGGCCGTCCACTCGAGCAGGCCTCGGCGCGGAGATGAAAACTGCCTTCACAGCGTTGCTCTTCTTCCCCTCGTACATCGGCTCTTTGTTCATAATGGGCTACACAGTGTGGAG TCTAAAGCCCTCTGCCCACTGCGGGCCTTTCCAAGGATTGGATGCGCCCATAGATGCCGTGTCCAAGCTTGTGATTCAGGGCAAGCTCCTGTTATTGCTTCTATCGATCATGCT catcGTCCTGTATTTTTTCTGGCAAGTGGTTCAGGACCGGAAACGGCTCATCAGCCTCCTGCGTGAGCAGATCATCAAC GAGGGGAAAGACAAGGCCTTCCTGCTGGGGAAACTGCGCATGGCACAGGGGGGCACGGCCAGACCTCAG GAGTGTTGTGATGATTTCAGTTCTTGA
- the tmc5 gene encoding transmembrane channel-like protein 5 isoform X1: MPKRYGTIVSPHKEPRDAANRSSRRLSGHGNDAMLNQQGQNNVSDHEGGQSNGNSTAVEEIYLPPQLGSSKWQQRRGTGSGANLDSTERYTVDISNTSLEVERTVSESKKSPRKMNLLHRSSTALCKLGLSEAEIKTEIENDKLELVRDLVKMPRKPRAQAIRSLPVSCDEKRNIRNRVLQAKFSKDSVKRTCCTDCSERVSLSLRRWWLHVWHGALKEIGGWFDSAVLTYFCFIKWLFMFNVFLLAFNLSFITVPEIVHMYNSTTNSTFEGLDLLTAAGYFHKSIMFYGGYNGEVIKAGSYDMQLAYLLTMLTYMMLCGISIVYSLGKSVWKNVIVYSPATGGAWRLLCSWDFSILNEKAIHSFQKKLFIQIKESLSDTTEKTVLSTPDRLRNVSLHLAAWLLYIGLAFVSCAAVYVLSTYNLEIKVALHARDLKSEAFFLFLPILVSFINLVIPLLYAFISRLENYENLRAKLYAGLARDVLLKMSILGILCYYWLTDVPSNLSCWESFVGQDVYRMAIADFLFSVLGCVFGEYLGSLIGTKCMKTLKPPEFNITRNVLDLIYAQTLVWIGVYFSPLLPIIQIVKLFIIFYMKKVSISLICRPSTRAGLGAEMKTAFTALLFFPSYIGSLFIMGYTVWSLKPSAHCGPFQGLDAPIDAVSKLVIQGKLLLLLLSIMLIVLYFFWQVVQDRKRLISLLREQIINEGKDKAFLLGKLRMAQGGTARPQVHFLDEGAQAVKRPTTFRVPQSTAGPRGLRKGSRVGPSRPAAAESAQASAPAPTPVQPTPAASVESPQQQPQRASDRRASTAARGNSPARSAGQGQSPRAAPGERQPESPGVGRGSRVECWVEDERPDKQGSSPAPPPPAAGGSTTTTPPRFPRLEPLTTRGAQAALTRLSDRTPRPKR, encoded by the exons ATGCCAAAACGCTATGGGACGATTGTTTCTCCACATAAGGAGCCAAGGGATGCTGCTAACAGAAG TTCCAGGAGATTGTCAGGCCATGGCAATGATGCAATGCTGAATCAGCAAGGGCAGAATAATGTTTCAGATCATGAGGGAGGGCAGAGTAACGGAAACTCAACTGCAGTGGAGGAGATTTACCTTCCACCTCAACTAGGGAGCTCAAAATGGCAACAGAGAAGAG GTACAGGCAGTGGGGCCAACCTGGACTCAACAGAGAGGTACACTGTGGACATCAGTAATACAAGCCTGG aGGTAGAGAGGACAGTGTCGGAGAGTAAAAAAAGCCCCCGCAAAATGAACCTCCTGCACCGGTCGAGTACAGCCTTGTGCAAACTTGGACTGTCTGAGGCGGAGATCAAAACGGAGATAGAGAATG ACAAGTTGGAGCTGGTCAGAGACCTAGTGAAGATGCCACGTAAGCCAAGAGCCCAGGCCATACGATCGCTGCCAGTGAGCTGTGACGAGAAGAGGAACATTAG GAATAGAGTGCTCCAAGCAAAGTTTTCCAAAGACTCCGTCAAGCGCACATGTTGCACAGACTGCTCGGAGCGAGTCTCACTG TCTTTACGCAGGTGGTGGCTGCACGTGTGGCACGGCGCCCTGAAGGAGATTGGCGGTTGGTTCGACTCGGCCGTCCTCACCTACTTCTGCTTCATCAAGTGGCTGTTCATGTTCAACGTCTTCCTGCTGGCCTTCAACCTGAGCTTCATCACCGTGCCCGAGATTGTGCACATGTACAACAGCACCACCAACAGCACCTTTGAAGGCCTGGACCTGCTCACTGCCGCT GGTTACTTTCACAAGTCAATCATGTTTTATGGAGGCTATAATGGTGAGGTGATAAAGGCTGGCTCTTATGACATGCAGCTGGCATATCTGTTAACCATGTTAACATATATGATGCTGTGTGGCATATCTATTGTGTACAG TTTGGGTAAATCAGTGTGGAAGAACGTGATTGTTTATAGCCCTGCCACGGGTGGTGCGTGGCGTCTGTTATGCAGCTGGGACTTCAGCATCTTGAATGAGAAGGCCATCCACAGCTTCCAGAAGAAGCTGTTTATCCAGATCAAG GAGTCCTTATCGGATACCACAGAGAAGACTGTGCTTAGTACGCCAGACAGGTTGAGaaatgtctctctccatcttgctGCATGGCTGCTGTACATTGGCCTGGCGTTTGTCTCCTGTGCTGCtgtctatgttttgtccacatataACCTAGAA ATTAAGGTGGCTCTGCATGCAAGAGACTTGAAATCTGAGgccttttttctgtttctgCCAATTCTGGTTTCGTTCATCAATCTGGTGATTCCTCTGCTCTATGCATTCATCTCCCGATTAGAAAACTACGAGAACCTCCGTGCAAAGCTGTATGCCGGCCTGGCCAG agATGTCTTGCTGAAGATGTCGATTCTGGGAATCCTGTGTTACTACTGGTTGACTGATGTACCCAGTAACCTCTCT TGCTGGGAGTCTTTTGTGGGTCAGGATGTTTACCGAATGGCCATCGCTGACTTTCTGTTCAGTGTGCTGGGATGCGTCTTTGGAGAGTACTTGGGCAG CTTGATCGGAACCAAGTGCATGAAAACTCTTAAACCGCCAGAATTTAATATCACTAGAAATGTTCTCGATCTGATCTATGCCCAGACACTGGTTTG GATTGGGGTGtatttttctcctctgttgCCAATCATTCAGATAGTCAAGTTGTTCATCATATTTTACATGAAGAAG GTGAGCATCAGTCTGATCTGCCGGCCGTCCACTCGAGCAGGCCTCGGCGCGGAGATGAAAACTGCCTTCACAGCGTTGCTCTTCTTCCCCTCGTACATCGGCTCTTTGTTCATAATGGGCTACACAGTGTGGAG TCTAAAGCCCTCTGCCCACTGCGGGCCTTTCCAAGGATTGGATGCGCCCATAGATGCCGTGTCCAAGCTTGTGATTCAGGGCAAGCTCCTGTTATTGCTTCTATCGATCATGCT catcGTCCTGTATTTTTTCTGGCAAGTGGTTCAGGACCGGAAACGGCTCATCAGCCTCCTGCGTGAGCAGATCATCAAC GAGGGGAAAGACAAGGCCTTCCTGCTGGGGAAACTGCGCATGGCACAGGGGGGCACGGCCAGACCTCAG GTGCACTTCCTGGATGAGGGGGCACAGGCTGTCAAAAGGCCGACGACGTTCAGAGTGCCCCAGAGCACGGCAGGCCCCAGGGGGCTCAGAAAGGGTAGTAGAGTAGGGCCAAGcaggccagcagcagcagagagtgCCCAGGCGTCCGCCCCAGCCCCGACCCCAGTGCAGCCCACGCCTGCCGCGTCTGTGGAGTCTCCACAACAGCAGCCGCAGCGCGCGTCTGATCGGAGAGCCTCCACTGCGGCACGGGGGAACAGCCCGGCGCGGTCAGCCGGCCAAGGCCAAAGCCCCCGCGCCGCCCCCGGGGAGAGGCAGCCGGAGAGCCCCGGTGTGGGTAGGGGCAGCCGGGTGGAGTGCTGGGTGGAGGACGAGAGGCCGGACAAGCAGGGCTCCTCCCCAGCTCCTCCGCCTCCTGCTGCTGGGGGCAGCACGACCACAACACCCCCGAGGTTCCCCCGACTAGAGCCCCTTACTACGCGTGGTGCCCAGGCAGCACTGACCAGACTGTCAGACAGGACTCCCAGACCCAAACGCTGA